The following coding sequences lie in one Kribbella sp. NBC_00709 genomic window:
- a CDS encoding LLM class flavin-dependent oxidoreductase, with the protein MSDRAFRFGVAGSPTTGAEWVKTARQAADLGFSTVLMPDGLQLPAPFSSLAMAAAVADIRVGTFVAAAPLRTPRQAAWEAHTLTVLTDGRFEFGIGTGRPVAEQQTAEVGLRWGTARERREQVIETLDLLRELDGERRTPIMLAAGGPKALALAAERADIVSIAKDATTPRSEVAAVAHELRALAGDRADDIELAMNLLAAGTRPLPPWTKRASGVDPDELEAMDSLMLLRGTPQEMADELQRRRDQIGASYISVNSGYLEDFAPVIELLAGK; encoded by the coding sequence ATGAGCGACAGGGCATTCCGGTTCGGCGTGGCAGGGAGTCCGACGACCGGTGCGGAGTGGGTGAAGACGGCCCGGCAGGCCGCGGACCTCGGGTTCTCGACCGTTCTGATGCCGGACGGGCTTCAGCTCCCGGCGCCGTTCTCGTCCCTTGCGATGGCGGCCGCGGTCGCCGACATCCGGGTCGGCACCTTCGTCGCGGCCGCGCCGCTGCGGACGCCGCGGCAGGCCGCCTGGGAGGCGCACACCCTGACCGTGCTGACCGACGGGCGGTTCGAGTTCGGCATCGGCACCGGCCGTCCGGTCGCGGAGCAGCAGACGGCCGAGGTCGGCCTGCGATGGGGAACCGCCCGCGAGCGGCGGGAGCAGGTCATCGAGACCCTCGACCTGCTGCGCGAGCTCGACGGCGAGCGCCGTACGCCGATCATGCTGGCCGCCGGTGGACCGAAGGCGCTCGCGCTGGCGGCCGAGCGCGCCGACATCGTCTCGATCGCCAAGGACGCGACCACTCCCCGCTCGGAGGTTGCGGCCGTCGCGCACGAGTTGCGCGCGTTGGCCGGCGACCGCGCCGACGACATCGAGCTCGCGATGAACCTGCTTGCCGCCGGCACCCGCCCGCTGCCGCCGTGGACCAAACGCGCCTCCGGCGTCGACCCCGACGAGCTCGAGGCGATGGACTCGTTGATGCTGCTCCGCGGCACCCCGCAGGAGATGGCCGACGAGCTCCAGCGCCGCCGCGACCAGATCGGCGCCAGCTACATCAGCGTCAACTCCGGCTACCTGGAGGACTTTGCGCCCGTCATCGAACTCCTCGCCGGGAAGTAA
- a CDS encoding sensor histidine kinase: MRHRPWELRRQVLWLQTVTVTVLIAMVWIVMVSRSRAQALRDAAVTGLAAPGWWELARLDLRSMLGIASLMLGVAIAGNALVTWRVRRATRGVGTQSLARMLDFYEGVLHAAREGLILLDLDGRVQLANDEALQLLGLRFVAPGTPLEELHLGAPLAELLATGRTAYDELHLGAQGVVVVNQQPSGRGRIVTLRDHTELQRLLGELDAVRSLAESLQAQNHEASNRLHTVVSLIEIGRPERAREFAVSELQFAQAMTDRVVGTVGDPVLASLLLAKLAQAQERGVVLTLDLGQEQLNTRLPAQDVVTVVGNLLDNAIEAARGGPAPRKVEFRAAALADAIDLIVTNTGAELGSVELAHMFERGWTTKAEPGHGLGLVLVRSTVERWQGSLMVDPDSELDEVPALTVRVRLPRAVSASA, translated from the coding sequence ATGCGACACCGTCCGTGGGAGCTGCGCCGCCAGGTGCTCTGGCTGCAGACCGTCACGGTCACCGTCCTGATCGCGATGGTGTGGATCGTGATGGTCAGCCGGTCCCGGGCCCAGGCCCTGCGGGACGCGGCGGTCACCGGCCTGGCCGCGCCGGGCTGGTGGGAGCTGGCCCGGCTCGACCTGCGCTCGATGCTCGGGATCGCGAGCCTGATGCTCGGGGTCGCGATCGCCGGCAACGCGCTCGTCACCTGGCGGGTACGGCGCGCAACGCGCGGGGTGGGCACGCAGTCGCTGGCCCGGATGCTCGACTTCTACGAGGGCGTCCTGCACGCCGCGCGCGAAGGGCTGATCCTGCTGGACCTCGACGGGCGGGTCCAGCTCGCGAACGACGAGGCCCTACAGCTCCTCGGGCTGCGCTTCGTTGCCCCAGGTACGCCGTTGGAAGAGCTGCATCTCGGCGCCCCGCTGGCCGAACTGCTCGCGACCGGGCGGACGGCGTACGACGAACTGCACCTCGGCGCGCAGGGCGTCGTCGTCGTGAACCAGCAGCCGTCGGGCCGCGGGCGGATCGTCACACTGCGGGATCACACCGAGCTGCAGCGGCTGCTCGGTGAGCTGGACGCCGTCCGGAGTCTGGCGGAATCGCTGCAGGCACAGAACCACGAGGCGTCGAACCGGTTGCACACGGTCGTCAGCCTGATCGAGATCGGGCGGCCGGAGCGGGCGCGGGAGTTCGCGGTGTCGGAGCTGCAGTTCGCGCAGGCGATGACGGACCGGGTCGTGGGTACGGTCGGCGATCCGGTGCTGGCATCGTTGCTGCTGGCGAAGTTGGCGCAGGCACAGGAGCGCGGCGTGGTCCTCACGCTCGATCTCGGGCAGGAACAGCTGAACACGCGACTGCCGGCGCAGGACGTGGTGACCGTAGTCGGAAACCTTCTGGACAACGCGATCGAGGCCGCGCGGGGTGGGCCCGCGCCGCGGAAGGTCGAGTTCCGGGCGGCCGCCTTGGCGGATGCGATCGACCTGATCGTGACGAACACCGGCGCCGAGCTGGGATCGGTGGAGCTGGCCCACATGTTCGAGCGCGGATGGACCACGAAGGCCGAGCCCGGGCACGGGTTGGGGCTGGTGCTGGTGCGGAGCACGGTGGAGCGGTGGCAGGGTTCTCTGATGGTCGATCCGGATTCCGAGCTGGACGAAGTACCGGCGCTGACCGTGCGGGTCCGGCTGCCGCGGGCGGTGAGCGCGAGTGCCTGA
- the ygfZ gene encoding CAF17-like 4Fe-4S cluster assembly/insertion protein YgfZ — protein MSRKRSPLLDRPGAVEADGIDAGVAAHYGSDLREQRAIVAGQAFVDLSHRDVVTITGPDRLTWLHALTTQYFEGLKPGTSTTALLLSPTGHVEHVMYGVDDGETFWLHTEPGAAEALVDWLQKMVFMSRVEIADVTDDYAIIWRPGTAEGEHLTRAGEDSLGGHEVFLPRAELAGLDGPAAGVWAYEALRIEAGAPRFTLDTDERAIPNELGWLGVGVHLDKGCYRGQETVARVHNLGRPPRRLVRLHLDGSVDRLPAHGDAVLAGEKQVGVIGSAARHHELGPIALAVVKRNVDPEAVLDVVAADQPTVKASQEVLVDPEAGLHVRSRL, from the coding sequence ATGTCACGCAAGCGCAGCCCCCTGCTGGACCGGCCCGGCGCGGTCGAGGCCGACGGAATCGACGCCGGCGTCGCGGCCCACTACGGCTCGGATCTCCGCGAACAGCGGGCCATCGTCGCCGGCCAGGCCTTCGTCGATCTGTCGCACCGCGACGTGGTCACGATCACCGGCCCGGACCGGCTGACCTGGCTGCACGCGCTGACCACGCAGTACTTCGAGGGCCTCAAGCCTGGTACGTCGACGACCGCGCTCCTGCTCTCGCCGACCGGGCACGTCGAGCATGTGATGTACGGCGTGGACGACGGGGAGACGTTCTGGTTGCACACCGAGCCGGGCGCGGCCGAGGCCCTTGTCGACTGGCTGCAGAAGATGGTCTTCATGTCGCGCGTCGAGATCGCCGATGTGACCGACGACTACGCGATCATCTGGCGGCCCGGTACTGCGGAGGGCGAGCACCTGACCCGCGCCGGTGAGGACTCGTTGGGAGGGCACGAGGTCTTCCTGCCGCGCGCCGAGCTGGCCGGCCTGGACGGTCCGGCCGCGGGAGTCTGGGCGTACGAGGCGCTCAGGATCGAGGCGGGCGCGCCGCGGTTCACTCTCGACACGGACGAGCGCGCGATCCCGAACGAGCTCGGCTGGCTCGGTGTCGGCGTACATCTGGACAAGGGCTGCTACCGCGGGCAGGAGACGGTCGCGCGGGTGCACAACCTCGGCCGGCCGCCGCGGCGGTTGGTGCGGCTGCACCTGGATGGTTCGGTGGACCGCCTACCGGCCCACGGGGACGCCGTACTGGCAGGGGAGAAGCAGGTCGGGGTCATCGGGTCGGCGGCTCGGCACCACGAGCTCGGGCCGATTGCGTTGGCTGTGGTGAAGCGCAACGTCGATCCAGAGGCCGTGCTGGACGTGGTCGCGGCAGATCAGCCGACGGTGAAGGCGAGCCAGGAGGTCCTGGTCGACCCCGAGGCGGGGCTGCACGTGCGCTCGCGGCTGTGA
- the typA gene encoding translational GTPase TypA — MPVRNDLRNVAIVAHVDHGKTTLVDAMLWQSGAFGAHQHVDERAMDSGDLEREKGITILAKNTAVRHKMANGEQMTLNIIDTPGHADFGGEVERGLSMVDAIVLLVDASEGPLPQTRFVLRKALARQMPVILVVNKVDRPDARISEVVDETYELFLDLLDHDADQGALDFPVVYASARAGRASLTQPADGGMPDSEDLEPLFETILANVPAPEYTEGAPLQAHVTNLDASPFLGRLALVRVHEGTLKKGAQVAWCRHDGSIQKVKITELLVTEALERVPGDSAGPGDIVAIAGIPEIMIGDTLTDPDNPKPLPLITVDEPAISMTIGTNTSPLAGRTKGTKVTARLVKDRLDRELVGNVSLKVLPTERPDAWEVQGRGELALAILVEQMRREGYELTVGKPQVVTREIDGKRHEPVERLTIDCPEEYLGTVTQLLAVRKGRMEQMTNHGTGWVRMEFLVPARGLIGFRTEFLTDTRGTGIAHHVFEGYEPWFGELRTRPSGSLVSDRSGAATSYAMINLQERGTMFVEPTTEVYEGMIVGENSRSDDMDVNITKEKKMTNVRSNADEFEKLVPARKLSLEQSLEFCREDECVEVTPDAIRMRKVALTQIERSKLGRKSKN, encoded by the coding sequence ATGCCTGTCCGTAACGACCTGCGCAACGTCGCGATCGTGGCCCACGTCGACCACGGGAAGACCACCCTCGTCGACGCGATGCTGTGGCAGTCCGGCGCTTTCGGTGCCCACCAGCACGTCGACGAGCGGGCGATGGACTCCGGCGACCTGGAGCGTGAGAAGGGCATCACGATCCTCGCCAAGAACACCGCCGTCCGGCACAAGATGGCCAACGGCGAGCAGATGACGCTGAACATCATCGACACCCCCGGCCACGCCGACTTCGGTGGCGAGGTCGAGCGCGGTCTGTCGATGGTCGACGCGATCGTGCTGCTGGTGGACGCCTCCGAAGGCCCGCTGCCGCAGACCCGGTTCGTGCTGCGCAAGGCGCTGGCGCGGCAGATGCCGGTCATCCTGGTCGTCAACAAGGTCGACCGTCCCGACGCCCGGATCTCCGAGGTCGTCGACGAGACGTACGAGCTGTTCCTCGACCTGCTCGACCACGACGCCGACCAGGGCGCGCTGGACTTCCCCGTCGTCTACGCCTCCGCGCGGGCGGGCCGCGCGTCGCTGACCCAGCCGGCCGACGGCGGGATGCCTGACTCCGAGGACCTCGAGCCGCTGTTCGAGACGATTCTGGCGAACGTGCCGGCCCCGGAGTACACCGAAGGCGCGCCGCTGCAGGCCCACGTCACCAACCTGGACGCCTCGCCGTTCCTCGGCCGCCTCGCGCTGGTCCGGGTGCACGAAGGCACGCTGAAGAAGGGCGCGCAGGTCGCCTGGTGCCGCCACGACGGCTCGATCCAGAAGGTGAAGATCACCGAACTGCTGGTCACCGAGGCGCTCGAGCGTGTGCCCGGCGACTCGGCCGGCCCGGGTGACATCGTCGCGATCGCCGGCATCCCGGAGATCATGATCGGCGACACCCTGACCGACCCGGACAACCCCAAGCCGCTGCCGCTGATCACCGTGGACGAGCCGGCCATCTCGATGACGATCGGCACCAACACCTCACCGCTGGCCGGCCGGACCAAGGGCACCAAGGTGACCGCACGGCTGGTCAAGGACCGGCTGGACCGCGAGCTGGTCGGCAACGTCTCGCTGAAGGTGCTGCCGACCGAGCGCCCGGACGCCTGGGAGGTGCAGGGCCGTGGCGAACTGGCGCTGGCCATCCTGGTCGAGCAGATGCGCCGCGAGGGCTACGAGCTGACCGTCGGCAAGCCGCAGGTGGTCACCCGCGAGATCGACGGCAAGCGGCACGAGCCGGTCGAGCGGCTGACGATCGACTGCCCCGAGGAGTACCTCGGCACCGTCACGCAGCTGCTCGCGGTCCGCAAGGGCCGGATGGAGCAGATGACCAACCACGGCACCGGATGGGTCCGGATGGAGTTCCTGGTCCCGGCCCGCGGCCTGATCGGGTTCCGGACCGAGTTCCTCACCGACACCCGCGGTACCGGCATCGCGCACCACGTGTTCGAGGGGTACGAGCCGTGGTTCGGCGAGCTGCGCACGCGGCCGAGCGGTTCCCTGGTCTCGGACCGGTCCGGCGCGGCCACGTCGTACGCGATGATCAACCTGCAGGAGCGCGGCACGATGTTCGTCGAGCCGACCACCGAGGTGTACGAGGGCATGATCGTCGGCGAGAACTCGCGCTCCGACGACATGGACGTCAACATCACCAAGGAAAAGAAGATGACCAACGTCCGCTCCAACGCGGACGAGTTCGAGAAGCTGGTGCCGGCCCGCAAGCTGTCGCTCGAGCAGTCGCTGGAGTTCTGCCGCGAGGACGAGTGCGTCGAGGTCACCCCCGACGCGATCCGGATGCGCAAGGTCGCCCTCACCCAGATCGAACGCTCCAAACTCGGCCGCAAGAGCAAGAACTGA
- a CDS encoding asparaginase encodes MTEPVILADVVRSDFVEGHHRGSVVVTHPDGSVDWAVGIVDEPMFPRSSNKPMQALGMLRNGLPLTDELLALAGASHSGEQFHVDGVRQILAKAGLDETALLTPVAYPLDDDTRDAWVKAGHGKERIVMNCSGKHAAMLLTSTLNDWDLKTYRSPDHPLQKEIRAAIEDVAGEKVSHVAIDGCGAPIFALTLSGLARSFGLFAAAATDTQEGRIAQAFRAYPEYASGSTRDEAELMRAVNGLFCKAGAEGVYAVGLADGTGIALKLEDGTPRARKVVMAATLQRLGITNETIEKHLHFDLTGGDNVVGAVRPHAATFS; translated from the coding sequence GTGACCGAACCTGTGATCCTGGCCGACGTCGTCCGCAGCGACTTCGTCGAAGGCCACCACCGCGGCTCCGTCGTGGTGACGCATCCCGACGGCAGCGTGGACTGGGCCGTCGGCATCGTGGACGAGCCGATGTTCCCGCGCTCGTCCAACAAACCCATGCAGGCCCTCGGCATGCTCCGCAACGGTCTGCCGCTGACCGACGAGCTCCTCGCGCTCGCGGGCGCGTCGCACTCCGGCGAGCAGTTCCACGTCGACGGCGTACGGCAGATCCTCGCGAAGGCCGGTCTCGACGAGACCGCGCTGCTGACCCCGGTCGCGTACCCGTTGGACGACGACACCCGGGACGCCTGGGTCAAGGCCGGCCACGGCAAGGAGCGGATTGTGATGAACTGCTCCGGCAAGCACGCCGCGATGCTGCTGACCAGCACGCTCAACGACTGGGACCTCAAGACCTACCGCTCGCCGGATCACCCGCTGCAGAAGGAGATCCGCGCCGCGATCGAGGACGTCGCCGGCGAGAAGGTCTCGCACGTCGCGATCGACGGCTGCGGCGCCCCGATCTTCGCGCTCACGCTCTCGGGCCTGGCCCGCTCGTTCGGCCTGTTCGCCGCCGCGGCCACGGACACCCAGGAGGGCCGGATCGCGCAGGCGTTCCGCGCGTACCCCGAGTACGCCAGCGGGAGTACGCGCGACGAGGCCGAACTGATGCGGGCCGTCAACGGTCTGTTCTGCAAGGCCGGCGCCGAGGGCGTGTACGCCGTCGGGCTCGCGGACGGCACCGGCATCGCGCTGAAACTCGAGGACGGTACGCCGCGCGCCCGCAAGGTCGTGATGGCGGCAACCCTCCAGCGCCTCGGCATCACCAACGAGACGATCGAGAAGCACCTCCACTTCGACCTCACAGGCGGAGACAACGTGGTCGGCGCGGTCCGGCCGCACGCAGCGACGTTCAGCTGA
- a CDS encoding FABP family protein, producing the protein MAFEIPQDLHPDLMPLAWLLGRWEGRGHGDYPTIEKFEFGQQIDFSHNGKPYLHYVSQTFVVGEDGTKQRPLAVETGFWRPQPDNKVEVILAHPTGFAEIWYGDIDGAKIELQTDVVARTVTAKEVTAGHRLYGLVNGELLWAYDMAAEGQSLQPHLWATLVRS; encoded by the coding sequence ATGGCGTTCGAGATCCCGCAGGATCTGCACCCCGACCTGATGCCGCTGGCCTGGCTGCTCGGTCGGTGGGAGGGCCGCGGGCACGGCGACTACCCGACGATCGAGAAGTTCGAGTTCGGGCAGCAGATCGACTTCAGCCACAACGGCAAGCCGTACCTGCACTACGTCAGCCAGACGTTCGTCGTCGGCGAGGACGGCACCAAGCAGCGCCCGCTCGCGGTCGAGACCGGCTTCTGGCGGCCGCAGCCGGACAACAAGGTCGAGGTGATCCTGGCGCACCCGACCGGCTTCGCCGAGATCTGGTACGGCGATATCGACGGCGCCAAGATCGAGCTCCAGACGGACGTCGTCGCGCGCACCGTGACGGCCAAGGAGGTCACCGCCGGCCACCGCCTGTACGGCCTGGTCAACGGTGAGCTGCTCTGGGCGTACGACATGGCCGCGGAAGGCCAGTCCCTCCAACCCCACCTCTGGGCCACCCTCGTCCGCTCCTGA
- a CDS encoding DsrE family protein, translated as MSRTLVIKLTAGADELERANQAFTVAASAVAAGATVSLWLTGEAVWFAVPGRAETFELPHAAPLTDLLAAVLEGGQLTVCTQCAKRRDLTETDLRPGTRIAGAPTFTEEILTENTQAIVY; from the coding sequence ATGTCCCGCACGCTGGTGATCAAGTTGACCGCAGGCGCCGACGAACTTGAGCGCGCCAACCAGGCCTTCACCGTCGCCGCCTCGGCCGTCGCGGCCGGTGCCACGGTCTCACTCTGGTTGACCGGCGAGGCCGTGTGGTTCGCCGTACCCGGACGCGCGGAGACCTTCGAACTCCCCCACGCCGCACCGCTGACCGATCTGCTCGCCGCGGTCCTGGAAGGCGGTCAACTCACGGTCTGCACCCAGTGCGCCAAACGCCGCGACCTGACCGAAACCGACCTCCGCCCCGGCACCCGCATAGCCGGCGCCCCCACCTTCACCGAAGAAATCCTCACCGAAAACACCCAAGCAATCGTCTACTGA
- a CDS encoding response regulator: MPDLRVLVVEDDPVAAEAHRTYVERLAGFTCIGIAGTAGRALQVLSRGGVDVVLLDMHLPDGHGLDIVRRMRALGNQTDVVAVTSAREVAAVQAAARIGVVQYVLKPFAFETLRDRLSAYARQRRAAEAGQVVADQDEVDRLLHPATLSSVPKGLAGSVLDRVVQLLADREGWTAEEVATSLGTSRITARRYLEHLADQGQALRTQRYDGRSGRPKVEYSWVAES; encoded by the coding sequence GTGCCTGACCTGCGCGTACTCGTCGTCGAGGACGATCCCGTCGCCGCGGAGGCCCACCGCACCTACGTCGAACGGCTGGCCGGGTTCACCTGCATCGGGATCGCCGGTACTGCGGGGCGGGCGCTGCAGGTGCTCTCCCGCGGCGGCGTGGACGTCGTACTGCTCGACATGCACCTGCCGGACGGGCACGGGCTGGACATCGTCCGGCGGATGCGTGCCCTCGGCAACCAAACCGACGTGGTCGCGGTGACATCGGCCCGCGAGGTCGCGGCGGTGCAGGCGGCGGCGCGGATCGGGGTCGTGCAGTACGTGCTGAAGCCGTTCGCGTTCGAGACCTTGCGGGACCGGTTGTCGGCGTACGCCCGCCAGCGCCGCGCCGCCGAGGCAGGACAGGTGGTCGCGGACCAGGACGAGGTCGACCGCTTGTTGCATCCGGCAACCTTGTCGTCGGTGCCGAAAGGCTTGGCCGGTTCGGTTCTGGACCGCGTCGTCCAACTGCTCGCGGACCGCGAGGGCTGGACGGCCGAGGAAGTGGCGACGTCTTTGGGCACGTCCCGGATCACTGCTCGGCGCTACCTCGAGCACCTGGCCGACCAGGGCCAAGCCTTGCGGACCCAACGCTACGACGGCCGCAGCGGCCGCCCAAAGGTCGAGTACTCCTGGGTGGCCGAAAGCTAA
- a CDS encoding TetR/AcrR family transcriptional regulator, giving the protein MPRSATVNQEMRERSRERILAAALEVFAANGYEAASISDITTAAGVSRGLVSYYFATKEQLAAELLDRWLDGIAGILTIQGTPDERLAGIIDGALMAAATTLHVQRLAISLMMQPTTHDVFARVEQAKSDRLSLVEDAIRDVFAARGATDPAVEEMLLRATLEGVTVKLAIYHQTFPLEAIRRRLYAGYNLPTPATALPITSPTVDRLRAK; this is encoded by the coding sequence GTGCCGAGATCGGCCACCGTCAACCAGGAGATGCGCGAACGCTCCCGCGAACGCATCCTGGCGGCGGCGCTGGAGGTCTTCGCCGCCAACGGGTACGAGGCCGCCTCGATCTCCGACATCACCACCGCGGCGGGCGTCTCCCGCGGCCTGGTCTCGTACTACTTCGCCACCAAAGAACAGCTGGCGGCCGAGCTGCTGGACCGCTGGCTGGACGGCATCGCCGGCATCCTGACCATCCAGGGAACACCGGATGAACGTCTGGCCGGCATCATCGACGGCGCCCTGATGGCGGCCGCGACCACACTGCACGTCCAGCGGCTCGCGATCAGCCTGATGATGCAGCCCACCACGCACGACGTGTTCGCCCGCGTCGAGCAGGCGAAGTCGGACCGGCTCTCGCTGGTCGAGGACGCGATCCGCGACGTCTTCGCGGCCCGCGGCGCCACCGACCCGGCCGTCGAGGAGATGTTGCTAAGGGCAACATTGGAGGGCGTGACGGTCAAACTGGCGATCTACCACCAGACCTTCCCCCTGGAAGCGATCCGCCGCCGCCTGTACGCCGGCTACAACCTGCCCACCCCGGCAACCGCCCTCCCGATCACATCCCCCACCGTCGACCGCCTACGCGCGAAGTGA
- a CDS encoding cation:dicarboxylate symporter family transporter, with product MSSPTEPRPTPVRNDRTHFLYIAVIVAVLLGIGVGFLFPDFAVELKPLGTGFVNLIKMMISPIIFCTLVLGIGSVRKAASVGKVGGLALVYFLVMSTVALAIGLVVGNLVKPGSGLNLTDALRKTGQQQAAGAHEGTTDFLLGIIPKTILSSLTEGEVLQAVFVALLVGFALQTMGSKGTPILTGIGHFQRLLFKVLSMIMWAAPVGAFGAIATVVGAAGGQALRSLAMIMVAFYITCLLFVVVVLGTILRVVTGVSIFQLLRYLGREFLLIVSTSSSETALPRLIGKMEHVGVSKEVVGITVPTGYSFNLDGTAIYLTMASLFIAEAMDQPFSLGQQISLLVFMIVASKGAAGVTGAGLATLAGGLQSHRPELLDGVGLIVGIDRFMSEARALTNFAGNAVATVLVGHWVGEFDKEQAQQVFAGNDPFDEVAFAAGDTHAGDVPEPVEARQSDH from the coding sequence ATGTCGAGCCCGACCGAACCCCGTCCGACTCCGGTCCGCAACGACCGGACCCATTTCCTCTACATCGCCGTCATCGTCGCCGTCCTGCTCGGCATCGGTGTCGGATTCCTGTTCCCGGACTTCGCGGTCGAGCTGAAACCGCTCGGCACCGGGTTCGTGAACCTGATCAAGATGATGATCAGCCCGATCATCTTCTGCACCCTGGTGCTCGGAATCGGCTCGGTCCGCAAGGCCGCCAGCGTCGGCAAGGTGGGAGGTCTCGCCCTCGTCTACTTCCTGGTGATGTCGACGGTCGCGCTCGCCATCGGCCTCGTGGTCGGCAACCTGGTCAAGCCCGGTTCCGGCCTGAACCTCACCGACGCGCTGCGCAAGACCGGCCAGCAGCAGGCCGCCGGCGCGCACGAAGGCACCACGGACTTTCTGCTCGGCATCATCCCGAAGACCATCCTGTCGTCGCTGACCGAGGGCGAGGTGCTGCAGGCCGTCTTCGTCGCCCTGCTGGTCGGCTTCGCGCTGCAGACGATGGGCAGCAAGGGTACGCCGATCCTGACCGGCATCGGCCACTTCCAGCGGCTGCTGTTCAAGGTGCTGTCGATGATCATGTGGGCTGCCCCGGTCGGCGCTTTCGGCGCCATCGCGACCGTCGTCGGCGCCGCCGGCGGCCAGGCGCTCCGCAGCCTCGCGATGATCATGGTCGCCTTCTACATCACCTGCCTGCTGTTCGTGGTCGTTGTCCTCGGCACCATTCTGCGGGTGGTCACCGGGGTCTCGATCTTCCAGCTGCTGCGGTACCTAGGCCGCGAGTTCCTGCTGATCGTGTCGACCTCGTCGTCGGAGACCGCGCTGCCGCGGCTGATCGGCAAGATGGAGCATGTCGGTGTCAGCAAGGAGGTCGTCGGCATCACCGTTCCGACCGGCTACTCCTTCAACCTGGACGGCACCGCGATCTACCTGACGATGGCGTCGCTGTTCATCGCCGAGGCGATGGACCAGCCGTTCTCGCTAGGGCAGCAGATCTCGCTGCTGGTGTTCATGATCGTCGCCTCGAAGGGCGCCGCCGGTGTCACCGGCGCGGGCCTCGCCACGCTGGCCGGCGGTCTGCAGTCGCACCGGCCCGAACTGCTCGACGGCGTCGGCCTGATCGTCGGCATCGACCGCTTCATGTCCGAGGCCCGCGCGCTGACGAACTTCGCCGGCAACGCGGTCGCGACGGTCCTGGTCGGCCACTGGGTCGGCGAGTTCGACAAGGAGCAGGCGCAGCAGGTGTTCGCCGGCAACGATCCGTTCGACGAGGTCGCCTTCGCCGCCGGCGACACCCACGCCGGCGACGTACCGGAGCCGGTCGAGGCGCGTCAGTCCGACCACTAG